From Candidatus Thermoplasmatota archaeon, one genomic window encodes:
- a CDS encoding class I SAM-dependent methyltransferase, whose product MYIPVWSWNPEERAARTVRALRRLERPLGFKLQTLRRVTRRVLGPDRYYRHMLHQRDPTAYRDFDYYDRRDYAVDKSEFEDIVRELDAFGATVRTVLDVGCGTGLLSARLREAGFAVTGADFDTRALAYCLRRGIPCVQADARRLPFPDASFDATVTQHLIEHCDPPRAAALDALRVARVGSVHVVPGHESDDVTHIVPYFTEPVLQETFADLDARWRPDAHSSAHPEDLDYVAVVRKAGAGAGTFIGKERIKGRSA is encoded by the coding sequence ATGTACATCCCGGTCTGGAGCTGGAATCCCGAGGAGCGCGCGGCGCGGACCGTGCGCGCCCTCCGCCGCCTCGAGCGCCCGCTCGGGTTCAAGCTGCAGACGCTTCGCCGCGTCACGCGCCGCGTCCTGGGGCCCGATCGGTACTACCGCCACATGCTGCATCAGCGGGATCCCACCGCCTACCGCGACTTCGACTACTACGACCGGCGCGACTACGCCGTGGACAAGTCCGAGTTCGAGGACATCGTGCGCGAGCTCGACGCCTTCGGCGCGACAGTCCGCACCGTGCTCGACGTGGGCTGCGGGACGGGCCTCCTCTCCGCGCGCCTGCGGGAGGCCGGCTTTGCCGTCACGGGCGCCGACTTCGACACGCGCGCGCTCGCCTACTGCCTTCGGCGAGGGATTCCCTGCGTGCAAGCCGACGCTCGGCGGCTGCCGTTCCCGGACGCGTCGTTTGACGCCACCGTGACGCAGCACCTCATCGAGCACTGCGACCCGCCCCGCGCGGCCGCGCTCGACGCACTGCGCGTGGCGCGCGTGGGAAGCGTGCACGTCGTGCCGGGGCACGAGAGCGACGACGTGACGCACATCGTTCCCTACTTCACCGAGCCCGTCCTCCAGGAGACCTTCGCGGACCTCGACGCCCGATGGCGCCCCGACGCGCATTCCAGCGCGCATCCCGAGGACCTGGACTACGTGGCGGTCGTGCGGAAGGCCGGGGCCGGCGCGGGAACGTTTATCGGGAAGGAGCGGATCAAAGGCCGATCGGCATGA
- a CDS encoding glycosyltransferase family 4 protein: MHVVFSAPYFVEGKFGGGELWCREVARGLAARGHTVEMVTTNLTRHGSAFEPKAPRRGTTFGIPTRRHRVSLLLGLAAKPFGFFPIAPTLPFDPAFRRADVVLVSGIEDPTSALAILGARLAKKPVLVMAHTHMDLVRTMGPDRRLLLAPLEGSHAAYVQINTEAERAFWNARIEARRVLDPAGCGSNPVPREWVEGKEEARRALGIPADEKVVLFLARINWGKGVARGLEATRGIAKRGGKLSLVGFLENSRAKFRGEKVSLLDFLDRRYDKADHRIVGDVDERTKHRWLAACDVLVLPSHNESFGIVILEAWQHGKPVVVWNQGGMPAVVEDGADGFVVDTIDDFRDRVETLLAKPELAARMGAAGREKQAKRYTWEAVVERVERNVRRVLEVLEPERERNADTTAELRGLPP; encoded by the coding sequence GTGCACGTCGTCTTCAGCGCCCCGTACTTTGTCGAGGGGAAGTTCGGAGGCGGCGAGCTTTGGTGCCGCGAGGTCGCGCGCGGGCTTGCCGCGCGCGGGCACACCGTGGAGATGGTGACGACAAACCTCACGCGCCACGGAAGCGCCTTCGAACCCAAGGCGCCCCGCCGCGGCACGACCTTTGGCATCCCAACGCGCCGGCACCGCGTGAGCCTCCTCCTGGGCCTTGCCGCCAAGCCGTTTGGGTTCTTCCCGATCGCGCCCACGCTTCCCTTCGATCCCGCGTTCCGGCGCGCCGACGTCGTCCTTGTCTCGGGCATCGAGGATCCCACGAGCGCGCTTGCGATCCTGGGCGCGCGGCTTGCAAAGAAGCCCGTCCTCGTCATGGCGCACACGCACATGGACCTCGTCCGCACCATGGGCCCCGACCGGCGGCTGCTGCTTGCGCCGCTCGAGGGAAGCCACGCGGCCTACGTCCAGATCAACACGGAGGCCGAGCGCGCCTTCTGGAACGCGCGCATCGAGGCCCGACGCGTGCTCGACCCCGCCGGATGCGGATCGAATCCCGTTCCGCGCGAATGGGTCGAGGGGAAGGAGGAGGCGAGGCGGGCGCTTGGCATCCCGGCGGACGAGAAGGTCGTGCTGTTCCTCGCGCGCATCAACTGGGGAAAGGGCGTCGCGCGCGGCCTCGAGGCCACGCGCGGCATCGCCAAGCGCGGCGGGAAGCTTTCGCTCGTGGGTTTCCTCGAGAACTCGCGCGCGAAGTTCCGCGGCGAGAAGGTGTCGCTCCTCGACTTCCTCGACCGCCGCTACGACAAGGCGGACCACCGAATCGTGGGCGACGTGGACGAGCGCACCAAGCACCGCTGGCTTGCGGCCTGCGACGTCCTTGTCCTTCCCAGCCACAACGAGAGCTTTGGCATCGTGATCCTCGAAGCCTGGCAGCACGGCAAGCCCGTCGTCGTGTGGAACCAAGGCGGCATGCCCGCCGTGGTCGAGGACGGCGCGGACGGCTTTGTCGTCGACACGATCGACGACTTCCGCGACCGCGTCGAGACCCTCCTTGCCAAGCCCGAGCTTGCCGCTCGGATGGGAGCGGCCGGGCGCGAGAAGCAGGCCAAACGCTACACGTGGGAGGCCGTCGTCGAGCGCGTGGAGCGCAACGTCCGCCGCGTGCTCGAGGTGCTCGAGCCCGAGCGCGAGCGCAACGCCGACACGACGGCCGAGCTTCGGGGGCTCCCCCCCTGA
- a CDS encoding GNAT family N-acetyltransferase, whose protein sequence is MRNVEALWRLFARWPRATLHASPELEWFESPLRFHIYNGVFRTGDLADRPLVIATVRGHFARAGKPFWWVVSPRNRATGLAEELASAGLSHLEDVEGMARSLARPLSRKEIPGVRIEAVRDAAGAQAYRAMQQERWQLSSAVEDDLRDLHRYMDHLPTFTRVIAWLDGKPVGKAASFVDGEVAGIYGVYTRPPARGRGIGEAVTAEAIDAAHRLGARRVVLHSEPKAVRLYERMGFSKVCPLPLYVGSPQAARSGAPNP, encoded by the coding sequence GTGCGGAACGTAGAGGCGCTCTGGCGGCTGTTTGCCCGCTGGCCTCGCGCCACGCTCCACGCGTCGCCCGAGCTCGAATGGTTCGAGTCGCCGCTGCGGTTCCACATCTACAACGGCGTCTTCCGCACGGGCGACCTCGCCGATCGCCCCTTGGTCATCGCAACCGTGCGCGGGCACTTCGCGCGCGCGGGCAAGCCGTTCTGGTGGGTGGTCTCGCCGCGCAATCGCGCGACGGGGCTTGCCGAGGAGCTTGCAAGCGCGGGACTCTCGCACCTCGAGGACGTCGAAGGAATGGCGCGAAGCCTGGCGCGGCCGCTCTCGCGCAAGGAGATCCCCGGCGTGCGGATCGAGGCCGTGCGCGACGCCGCCGGTGCGCAGGCGTACCGCGCCATGCAGCAAGAGCGCTGGCAGCTTTCGTCCGCCGTCGAGGACGACCTTCGCGACCTGCACCGGTACATGGATCACCTGCCCACGTTCACGCGCGTGATCGCGTGGCTCGACGGAAAGCCGGTGGGGAAGGCGGCCTCGTTCGTGGACGGCGAGGTCGCCGGGATCTACGGCGTCTACACGCGGCCGCCCGCGCGGGGCCGCGGCATCGGGGAAGCCGTGACGGCGGAAGCCATCGACGCGGCGCACCGCCTGGGCGCCCGGCGCGTCGTCCTGCATTCGGAGCCAAAAGCCGTGCGGCTCTACGAGCGCATGGGATTCTCCAAGGTGTGCCCGCTTCCGCTCTACGTGGGAAGCCCGCAGGCCGCGCGATCGGGAGCGCCCAATCCGTAG
- a CDS encoding 50S ribosomal protein L44e encodes MNRPRSIKTYCPFCKKHSDHDIERVKKKRASELKQGQRRFRRVTAGYRGFPRPKPEGREKATKRLHLRFRCKTCKKAHQRVGIRAKKFELAEAR; translated from the coding sequence ATGAACCGGCCCCGCTCCATCAAGACGTACTGTCCCTTCTGCAAGAAGCACTCGGACCACGACATCGAGCGCGTGAAGAAGAAGCGCGCAAGCGAGCTCAAGCAAGGCCAGCGCCGTTTCCGCCGCGTCACGGCGGGCTACCGCGGCTTCCCCCGGCCCAAGCCGGAAGGGCGCGAGAAGGCGACCAAGCGCCTGCACCTCCGGTTCCGCTGCAAGACCTGCAAGAAGGCCCACCAGCGCGTGGGCATCCGCGCGAAGAAGTTCGAGCTTGCGGAGGCGAGGTAG
- a CDS encoding 30S ribosomal protein S27e yields MPSRAASKGAFLKVKCIDCGNEQVAFGRPATRVQCLVCGALLAEPQGGVGKFKAEIVGPVE; encoded by the coding sequence ATGCCCTCCCGCGCGGCGTCCAAGGGCGCTTTCCTCAAGGTCAAGTGCATCGACTGCGGCAACGAGCAGGTCGCCTTCGGCCGGCCCGCCACGCGCGTGCAGTGCCTCGTGTGCGGCGCGCTTCTGGCCGAGCCCCAGGGCGGAGTCGGCAAGTTCAAGGCGGAGATCGTCGGCCCCGTCGAGTGA
- a CDS encoding translation initiation factor IF-2 subunit alpha, whose protein sequence is MVKKREFPEDGELVVGTVKDVKNYGAFVTLDEYPGKEGFIHIAEIASGWVKYVRDHIRENQKVVCKVTGVDRSKGHVDLSLKRVNEHQRRDKINEWKNEQKAEKLFELLAKELKTDPQKAWDDFGHTLADQHGTLHAAFEAAAADPDAFAEGAKGDWVKEFVKIAQANIQLPSVEIKGQLEIQSEAPNGVEVVRDALSEIERSDYEDVKISVVYLGAPRYQVKVTAPDYKVAEEQMRKVTERAIQLATKKGAKASFARTDGHS, encoded by the coding sequence ATGGTGAAGAAGCGGGAGTTCCCGGAGGACGGCGAACTGGTCGTCGGCACCGTGAAGGACGTCAAGAACTACGGCGCCTTCGTCACGCTCGACGAGTACCCCGGCAAGGAGGGCTTCATCCACATCGCGGAGATCGCAAGCGGCTGGGTGAAGTACGTCCGCGACCACATCCGGGAGAACCAGAAGGTCGTCTGCAAGGTCACGGGCGTGGACCGGAGCAAAGGCCACGTCGATCTCTCGCTCAAGCGCGTCAACGAGCACCAGCGGCGCGACAAGATCAACGAGTGGAAGAACGAGCAGAAGGCCGAGAAGCTGTTCGAGCTTCTGGCCAAGGAGCTCAAGACGGACCCGCAGAAGGCCTGGGACGACTTCGGGCACACGCTTGCCGATCAGCACGGCACGCTGCACGCGGCCTTCGAGGCCGCCGCGGCCGACCCGGATGCGTTTGCCGAGGGCGCAAAGGGCGACTGGGTGAAGGAGTTCGTCAAGATCGCGCAGGCGAACATCCAGCTCCCCTCCGTCGAGATCAAGGGGCAGCTCGAGATCCAAAGCGAGGCGCCAAACGGCGTCGAGGTCGTCCGGGACGCGCTCTCCGAGATCGAGAGGTCCGACTACGAGGACGTCAAGATCTCCGTGGTCTACCTGGGCGCCCCGCGCTACCAGGTCAAGGTGACCGCGCCCGACTACAAGGTGGCCGAGGAGCAGATGCGCAAGGTCACCGAGCGCGCGATCCAGCTTGCCACGAAGAAGGGCGCGAAGGCCAGCTTCGCGCGCACCGACGGCCACAGCTAG
- a CDS encoding RNA-protein complex protein Nop10, which translates to MPLRVCKACRRYTLRDECAQCGKAAVHPAPARYSPEDRYAKYRQALKREQKGA; encoded by the coding sequence GTGCCGCTTCGCGTTTGCAAAGCGTGCCGCCGCTACACGTTGCGCGACGAGTGCGCGCAATGCGGGAAGGCTGCCGTGCACCCCGCACCCGCTCGCTATTCGCCCGAGGACCGCTACGCGAAGTATCGCCAGGCGCTCAAGCGGGAGCAGAAAGGCGCGTGA
- a CDS encoding proteasome assembly chaperone family protein, with amino-acid sequence MRDVEITVFEEPELTNPIFIEGLPGVGNVGKLAADHLIQELKAKRFAEMHSKYFPPQVLVLPDGTIRLVNNEFYYHKSKKPGTPDVVILIGDYQGLTADGQYALVDTVLEFVKKFGVRTIYTLGGYGTGKIADKPRVLGAATQKELVKEMKKHGVVFRKNEPGGGIVGASGLLLGLGAKRGFEGVCLMGETSGYLVDPKSAQSVLEILGKILNAEIDFRDLETRAEQMDKLAQQLRDLEKSAEGPTDEDLRYIG; translated from the coding sequence ATGCGCGACGTCGAGATCACGGTCTTCGAGGAGCCCGAACTCACCAATCCGATCTTCATCGAAGGCCTGCCCGGCGTGGGCAACGTGGGCAAGCTTGCGGCCGACCACCTCATCCAGGAGCTGAAGGCCAAGCGCTTCGCGGAGATGCACTCGAAGTACTTCCCGCCGCAGGTCCTCGTCCTGCCCGACGGCACCATCCGCCTCGTCAACAACGAGTTCTACTACCACAAGTCGAAGAAGCCCGGTACGCCCGACGTCGTCATCCTCATCGGCGACTACCAGGGCCTCACCGCCGACGGCCAGTACGCGCTCGTGGACACGGTCCTCGAGTTCGTGAAGAAGTTCGGCGTTCGCACGATCTACACGCTCGGCGGCTACGGCACGGGCAAGATCGCCGACAAGCCCCGCGTGCTCGGCGCCGCCACGCAGAAGGAGCTCGTGAAGGAGATGAAGAAGCACGGCGTCGTGTTCCGCAAGAACGAGCCCGGCGGCGGCATCGTCGGCGCCTCGGGCCTCCTGCTTGGCCTTGGCGCCAAGCGCGGCTTCGAAGGCGTCTGCCTCATGGGCGAGACCTCCGGCTACCTCGTCGACCCCAAAAGCGCCCAATCCGTCCTCGAGATCCTCGGCAAGATCCTGAACGCCGAGATCGACTTCCGCGACCTCGAGACGCGCGCCGAGCAGATGGACAAGCTCGCCCAGCAGCTGCGCGACCTCGAAAAGAGCGCCGAAGGGCCGACGGACGAAGATCTGCGCTACATCGGGTGA